The Marivivens sp. LCG002 genome contains a region encoding:
- a CDS encoding penicillin-binding protein activator has translation MFAILSTPRKAITALLVLFSAVWLSACQPTSAPTATSFQSGGKVQVALLVPSGSENSSDAFLAQNLENSARMAIADLKGVDIDLRIYATAGNPQVAASVATQAVNEGAQIILGPLYAEAANAAGIAVARSGVNVLAFSNNTTIAGGNVFVLGATFQNTAKRLVSYGTRQGINSYAVIYGNDLQGAVGRDAIANEVRNAGATLAATETYVMSQSGIISAGSQIARTIRSSGAQAVFLTGGVNADLPIIATALPEQGISPETVKFIGLTRWDVAPQAMALPGLQGGLFAMPDTAVNAQFEARYAATYGEAPHPLAGLAYDGIAAVGALAALGNGSPVSRAALTQAQGFEGTQGIFRLNADGTNERGLAVATIQNNQVVILEPAPRSFAGAGF, from the coding sequence ATGTTTGCCATTTTGTCCACCCCGCGCAAGGCGATAACCGCGCTTTTGGTTTTGTTCTCGGCTGTTTGGCTTTCCGCCTGTCAGCCGACCTCTGCCCCCACGGCGACCTCTTTCCAAAGCGGCGGGAAAGTTCAGGTTGCACTCCTCGTGCCTTCGGGGTCCGAAAATTCGAGCGACGCCTTCCTTGCGCAGAACCTCGAGAACTCGGCACGTATGGCGATTGCCGACCTCAAAGGCGTGGACATCGATCTTCGGATTTACGCCACCGCAGGCAATCCTCAGGTCGCAGCCTCTGTCGCGACCCAAGCCGTCAACGAAGGCGCACAGATCATCCTTGGCCCGCTTTATGCCGAGGCCGCCAATGCCGCAGGGATAGCGGTCGCACGGTCAGGCGTGAACGTTCTGGCTTTCTCGAACAACACGACGATCGCGGGCGGAAACGTCTTTGTGCTCGGGGCAACGTTCCAGAACACGGCGAAACGGCTCGTCTCTTACGGCACGCGTCAGGGCATCAACTCCTATGCAGTCATCTACGGAAATGACCTCCAAGGGGCTGTCGGCCGTGATGCCATCGCCAATGAAGTCCGCAATGCCGGCGCAACACTGGCGGCCACCGAGACCTATGTGATGTCGCAGTCGGGCATCATCAGTGCAGGCTCCCAGATCGCGCGCACGATCCGCTCTTCGGGAGCTCAGGCAGTGTTCTTGACCGGCGGCGTCAATGCCGATCTTCCGATCATTGCCACCGCCCTTCCCGAACAGGGCATCAGCCCCGAAACGGTCAAATTCATCGGTCTGACCCGTTGGGACGTCGCGCCTCAGGCCATGGCACTCCCCGGTCTTCAGGGCGGGCTTTTCGCGATGCCCGATACGGCAGTTAACGCACAGTTCGAAGCCCGCTATGCCGCAACCTATGGCGAGGCACCCCACCCTCTCGCCGGTCTGGCCTATGACGGGATCGCAGCAGTCGGCGCCCTTGCGGCTCTCGGCAACGGAAGCCCCGTATCTCGCGCGGCTTTGACGCAGGCCCAAGGCTTTGAAGGCACCCAAGGCATTTTCCGTCTCAACGCGGACGGAACCAACGAACGCGGTCTTGCCGTCGCAACCATCCAGAACAATCAGGTAGTTATCCTTGAACCAGCCCCAAGAAGCTTTGCTGGCGCCGGTTTCTGA
- a CDS encoding [protein-PII] uridylyltransferase: MAPVSDPAAFRKEILETPDSLICPASEIFDTAAVRAALDAALSEAKDAMEIRKATVAILNEAQKNGRAAIADAFAKRPFDARPATRAYTHLTDALVHTVLHVAQTRLHPLSNPTEGEKLAVVAVGGYGRGEMAPFSDVDLLFLTPYKITPWAESLIESMLYILWDLKLKVGHASRTIKDCIRLAKEDYTIRTSLVEYRYLDGDRELADALRDRLWKELFSSTASDFVEAKLEERAERHRKQGGQRYVVEPNVKEGKGGLRDLQSLFWIAKYVNGVQETSELVKLGVFSNDEYNTFVLAEDFLWAVRCHMHLATARAMDQLTFDLQVEVAKRMGYSDRKGRRGVEVFMQEYFRHATRVGELTRIFLTKLEAQHTKPEPMLQRLFARRKKAKPPYAIKQNRLTIADEQGFFADKVNMLRIFEEALRTGTLIHPDAMRLLAANLHLIDDEVRADKSAIRIFLDLMLKHGNPERALRRMNELGVLGAFVPEFANIVAMMQFNMYHHYTVDEHTIQCISNLADIEREELIEELPIASSILKAGVNRKVLYVALLIHDIGKGRDEDHSVIGAQFARKIAPRLGLNKKESETVEWLVRYHLLMSDMAQKRDIADPRTVRAFANAVKTVERLDLLTVLTVCDIRGVGPGTWNNWKAMLLRSLYKSTRAALETGLEDLNRESREAEAKKSLREALAKWDAKDLRHETSRHYGPYWQGLPADAHVIFANLLLGISDSEIRIDLKPDEDRDATRACFAMADHPGLFSRMTGALALVGANVVDARTYTSKDGYATAIFWIQDADGHPYEAARLPRLSQMIERTLKGEVIAREALKDRDKIKKREQAFRVATSITFDNEGSEIYTIIEVDTRDRPGLLFDLTRTLAANNVYIASAMIATYGEQVVDTFYVKDMFGLKFHAESRRTALEKKLREAIEQGAARARA; this comes from the coding sequence CTGGCGCCGGTTTCTGATCCGGCCGCTTTTCGCAAAGAAATCCTAGAAACGCCGGACAGTCTTATCTGTCCGGCGTCTGAAATTTTCGACACAGCCGCCGTGCGTGCCGCTCTCGATGCGGCGCTCTCGGAGGCCAAGGATGCGATGGAAATCCGCAAGGCGACCGTCGCCATCCTCAACGAGGCCCAGAAAAACGGTCGTGCGGCAATCGCCGATGCTTTTGCAAAGCGGCCTTTCGATGCACGTCCCGCCACGCGGGCCTATACCCATTTGACCGACGCGCTGGTGCATACGGTTCTTCATGTCGCGCAAACAAGGCTTCATCCCCTCTCCAATCCGACCGAAGGCGAAAAACTCGCGGTCGTGGCGGTCGGCGGCTATGGTCGTGGCGAAATGGCTCCGTTTTCGGACGTCGATCTGCTGTTCCTGACGCCCTACAAAATCACGCCATGGGCCGAGAGCCTGATCGAGTCGATGCTCTACATCCTTTGGGATTTGAAGCTCAAAGTCGGTCACGCAAGCCGCACGATCAAAGACTGCATCAGGCTTGCCAAAGAAGACTACACCATCCGCACGAGCCTTGTGGAGTATCGTTATCTCGATGGTGATCGCGAACTGGCCGATGCACTGCGAGATCGGCTGTGGAAAGAACTTTTCAGCTCGACCGCGTCGGATTTCGTCGAGGCCAAACTAGAAGAACGCGCAGAGCGTCACCGCAAACAGGGCGGCCAGCGTTACGTTGTGGAACCCAACGTCAAAGAGGGCAAAGGCGGTTTGCGCGATCTCCAATCGCTCTTCTGGATTGCGAAATACGTCAACGGCGTTCAGGAAACGTCCGAACTGGTCAAGCTCGGCGTGTTTTCGAATGACGAATACAACACCTTTGTTCTGGCCGAGGATTTTCTTTGGGCGGTGCGCTGTCACATGCACCTTGCCACGGCCCGCGCGATGGACCAGCTCACCTTTGATCTTCAGGTCGAGGTCGCCAAACGGATGGGCTATTCGGATCGCAAGGGCAGACGCGGTGTCGAAGTGTTCATGCAGGAATACTTCCGCCACGCGACCCGCGTCGGTGAGCTGACCCGCATCTTTCTGACCAAACTCGAAGCCCAGCACACCAAGCCCGAGCCGATGCTCCAACGGCTTTTCGCACGGCGCAAAAAGGCCAAGCCGCCGTATGCGATCAAGCAAAACCGACTGACCATTGCCGACGAGCAAGGATTCTTCGCCGACAAGGTGAACATGCTGCGGATCTTTGAAGAAGCGCTTCGGACGGGGACGTTGATCCACCCTGACGCGATGCGTCTTCTGGCCGCCAACCTGCATTTGATCGACGACGAAGTGCGGGCGGACAAATCGGCGATCCGTATTTTCCTCGACCTGATGCTCAAACACGGAAACCCCGAGCGTGCGCTTCGGCGCATGAACGAATTGGGAGTGCTCGGGGCCTTTGTGCCCGAATTCGCGAATATCGTCGCGATGATGCAGTTCAATATGTATCACCACTACACGGTGGACGAGCATACGATCCAATGCATCAGCAACCTTGCGGATATCGAGCGCGAGGAACTGATCGAAGAGCTTCCCATTGCGTCGTCGATCCTCAAGGCGGGCGTGAACCGCAAAGTGCTCTATGTGGCGCTTTTGATCCACGACATCGGCAAGGGGCGCGACGAGGACCATTCGGTGATCGGAGCACAGTTCGCACGCAAGATCGCGCCGCGACTGGGTCTGAACAAAAAAGAGAGCGAAACGGTCGAATGGCTGGTGCGGTATCATCTCTTGATGTCCGATATGGCGCAAAAACGCGATATCGCCGATCCGCGAACGGTGCGCGCCTTTGCCAATGCCGTCAAAACCGTTGAACGGCTCGACCTTCTCACCGTTCTCACCGTTTGCGATATTCGCGGCGTGGGACCGGGCACATGGAACAACTGGAAGGCCATGCTTTTGCGGAGCCTTTACAAATCCACGCGTGCCGCGCTTGAAACAGGTCTCGAGGATCTCAATCGCGAAAGCCGCGAGGCGGAGGCCAAAAAGAGCCTGCGAGAGGCGCTTGCAAAATGGGATGCAAAGGATCTGCGCCACGAAACATCGCGGCACTATGGCCCCTATTGGCAGGGCCTGCCTGCTGATGCGCATGTCATCTTTGCGAACCTGCTTCTCGGGATCAGCGACAGCGAAATCCGCATCGACCTCAAACCCGACGAGGATCGTGATGCGACACGCGCCTGCTTTGCGATGGCCGACCACCCCGGTCTTTTCAGTCGCATGACGGGCGCGCTTGCGCTTGTCGGGGCCAACGTTGTGGACGCACGCACCTATACGTCCAAGGACGGCTATGCGACCGCGATTTTCTGGATTCAGGATGCGGACGGCCACCCCTATGAGGCCGCGCGCCTTCCGCGTCTGTCCCAGATGATCGAGCGCACACTCAAGGGCGAAGTCATCGCCCGCGAAGCACTCAAGGACCGCGACAAGATCAAGAAGCGCGAACAGGCTTTCCGTGTGGCGACCTCGATCACCTTCGACAACGAAGGCTCCGAGATTTATACCATCATCGAAGTGGACACGCGCGACCGCCCCGGTCTTTTGTTCGACCTCACGCGGACCCTGGCGGCCAACAACGTCTATATCGCATCGGCAATGATCGCGACATATGGCGAGCAGGTGGTGGACACCTTTTATGTCAAAGACATGTTCGGCCTCAAATTCCATGCCGAAAGCCGCCGAACCGCGCTCGAGAAAAAACTGCGAGAAGCGATCGAACAGGGCGCGGCACGTGCACGCGCATGA